TCCAGCATGTCCACTATGGCAGTATCCACTGGTGGCATGACCTCGTTCAGGCCACAGCAGTCTACTGTTGGTGTCTACTCTCCACGAGACTTCCGCACCAGCGaaagggtgagtgggtcctgctcatcactccttggctctccagtctacggatcagtttatggatgggaatcagggagtcttggtTGGTGCAATATTGCCACCAGTGCGCTGTTGTGGTGGTGATGAGCATGACTTCCTCACTGTTTCTCTGTGGTCTTGCAGGTAAAGCCAGCAATCTGTGAACCTTACCCTGTTGCAAACTTGTATTTTGTATAATAAAAGACTTCACCTGAAGCCTTTTTTGTGTCAGTCTCGGGGTTTGACTTGGTGACAAGGGTCTCATCTCTCTTGGGACACTGCAGGCTGGTCAAATGTAAAGGACTGGAGGAAACCCCCCTTGTGACAGTACTGGAGTGCAGGACAAATTTGGACAAGAAGGTGCCAGTGCTACACACTCCTTTAGACATAAACCATTGACCAAGTCTGAGACTGGGATTGGATCCAGCAGCACCAGCGGGTTGGGGGGGTCAAGACCCCCCAAACCTCTTTGTATctctggggggggtggggtacCTTTTTGGTTTACACACAAACTATTCACTGAACACCAAAGCACTCGACATAAACCTGATCCCTGGTTTAAAGACACAGAACTGGTGGTTCCGTGTGCATGTGGCTATCTGCTGCCTCTGGGACTGGGGTAGTGTTACTCTCAACCACGGGTGTCCTGGGTTTCACATGTCTCCCATGTGCCTTGAAGCAGGGACACACCCCAAGACCCGTCCTAACACCCCCTACAAAAACCCCCACCCCGCACCCAGGGGACCCCCCCATTCTGACACCCGTCCCGCAGAACCCCCCCATCACCAGCAGCTGCCAAACAACTATTTATTAACTGTCAACAAACTGGCCCATGGGGGGTGCAACCCCCAATAGCTGggtgccccccacccccccagatTTGGTCTCATAACGGTGATAAACAGGTTCCAAACTTCCGTGTCACCGCAGGCAGGTTCGCTGGGGTCCTTGGATCACCCATCCTGGGGCTGAGGGGGCAGAAAGGGAAGGGGGTGTCCCCCAAACTGGGGGGTTGGGGGAAAGGCTCCCCCAAACCCACGCCCTCCCCTCCCAGATCACCTTCATGTTCAACACGCTGTCAAAGACGTCCCAGAGGCAGCCCTGGGGGGGGATGAAACACACAAATGAGGTGGGGCACCCCAGGGTGGCTGGAGGGGGTCCTGGGAGGAGGAGCTCACCctgccctcctcttcctcctcttcgcCTCTCTGCTcgtcctcctgctcctcctcttccaccaTCATTAGGCTGTGGCAGGGGTAGAAGAGGGGTGGAGGGACTCCTCCAGACCTGCCTCTCCCAACAGACCCAGTGTTTCCCTCCAAACACCCCAGTACCCCCCCATGCCCTCCAAAAGCTCCACCTCTCCCCATGCTCTGCCCTCTGAGCCCCCAAAAGACATGTCCCCCTCATCCCCTCCAAGACCCCCAACACCGCCAATaccccccctgccctccctgagcccccccagcaccctccaGGTCCCCCCCAGTGCCTACCCCGTGCCTCCCAGCACCCACCAATGCCCCCCCCAGCAGCCCAGTCAGCCCCATGCTGCCCCCTGAGCCCCCAACAGCCCCTATGACCACCTTGTGCCCTCCAATATCCCAGAtttctcctccctgcttcccccagTCAACCAGCAGCCCCATTCCTCTCCAATGCCCACCCTGAGCCACCCAAGCCCCTCAGTCTCACCCCCTCAGTGGCCCCCACCCGTAACCCCCTCACTCACGCCATCACCCGACTGCACCGCAGGGTcacggagctgctgctgtggtgagGAGAGGATGGAGCCGGAGAACAACggccgggggggccgggggTCACCCCGTAACATGGTGGAGgtcaaggccgggctggaggGGTGGGTGCTCGGCCGTGGGCTGGAGTCGGGGGCCTGCGGTGGGGCTGTGGGGGGGACGTTGAGCATGAGGACCCCCCCAACCCCACAGAGCCcagatgggtgctgggggtgatGCAACCCCCAGGACCCCCGACCCCCCCCGCACCCCAATCCTCACCCTCCAGGCGGGGTCTCTTGGTGGGGTGTGGGGTGGGCGCTGCCCCACGGCCGCTCTCCTCAGTCCCCCCCTCATCCTGTGGCTGTAGCGAGTTGCGGTAGGTGACAAGGGACTGCCACTGCCCCGTGTCACCCGGTGCCAGCACCCCGAGCTGCTCCCGCGACACCTTGTCCAGGTAGGTTAAGCTGGGGAGGGGCGACAAaggtatgggggggggggtcagtgAGGTACTGGGGGGGCACACAGACACCTCACATACCCCGAGGGTCCCCGCGTTGACCTTGAGGACCCCAATGGGACCCAAACAGACCTGAAAGGACCCTCCCAGACCCCGCCCTAGGGTGCCCCCCCCAAATAACTCACAGCAAAGCTTTATCTGGGCGCAGCACACAGGGCGAAAACTCGCTCAGCACCTCCAGGAAGGGTAAATTGAGGGGTGGCAATCCCGGTTCTGAGCCTGGGGTCTTCTGGAAAGCGAACAGAATCCCCTCCCTGGCAGGGATAAAGGTATGAGGAGGGGGTGACACCCCCAAAAAtccccctgcccaccccccccccccattctcaTCCTGTTGTACCTGTGGATGTTGAGCAGCAGCGGGCGGCTTCGGACCTGCTGGAGGCTGAAGAAGAGGGAAAACCTTCGCGCCAAGTCCCGGATTTCTGGGAAAGCTTCCGTCATCTGAAAGTTGGGACCTTCCTGGTGCAGCAGCTCCGTCATCAGCTACAGTGGGGGGCACAGGGTTAGGGGGAACCTTTGGACACCCCCTCAACCCCCCTTGGAGCAACCCCGGAGCCTCCCAGATCCCTGGATCTCCCCAAAgacaccccccaaaaccccctccACATCGCCTAGAACCTCCCTAGAGCTCCCCAAAGCCCCCCTCAGACCCACCTGGAGACCACTCCAGATCCACCCAACCCCCTGCAGTACCCGCAGACACTCAGGCCTCTCCCTCAAACCCCATCCACACAACCTGGAGCCTCCCAGACCTCCCTAGAGCAGCCCTCCAGAGCCCCCAGGGGAACCCAGCCCCCCCCAGGCCCCCCCACCACACCCCCccacctgctgcaggctgaggagCAGGGTGCGAGCCCACTCCTGCCGGTCGATCTGCCGGGTCAAGTTGAGCGTTTCTTTGATGATGTCCCCATAATCGCTGTAaaactggggagggagggacagGACCCAATGTGCCCGAGGTGTTGTGGGGACAGCGGGGACCCGCCCCGGTGCGCCCGGTTACCTTGGTGTAGTGCTTGAAGACGTCGGAAGCGGCGCTGAGCTCCAAGACGCCGTAGATGATGAGTTTGCAGAAGCCGGCCAGCAGCACCCGGCGTCGGTGCAGCTCCTCGATGCCGCTCTCACTGTCCTCTATGGGGACAGAAGGGGACAGTTAAGGGAGGGACAAGCACCCTGCAGTGACACTGGGGGGTCACCCAGTGATTTACTGGTGGCCAAGAGCTCCTCCTGTCTACAAGCAGGGTAGAAGACGTGGTCCATGAGGAAGGCAGCCAGTTGGGATTGCAGCTCAGAATCAGGACGTAGCACCAGCGGAGACAGCTCCTCTCGCCCGTCCTCTGGCAACCATGGCCCCAACACCAGCAGCAGGTCGCTGAGCACTCTGAAGGCCTGAGAACACAAGGATGGGCTCGGCACCAGGGCTGGTTCCAtctcttcccatccctccaggtcCCTGTGTACCTGTTCCCGGACGCCAGTGTCCGTGTCGGACAGGCAGCTGTGGCACAGAGAGCAGAAGGTGATGACCTTGGTCTTCAGGCTCTGtagctgctcctgggcaggggGACATGGTGATGTTTGGGGACATGGTGGCATTTAGGGACACAATGGCCTTTAGGGACACAGGGGCAACGCCAAATTGTCCTGGTGGCCACTCACCTCAGGGACATCCGTGCTGGGCAAGCAAGAGAGCTCCCAGAGGATGTGGAAATAGAGGCAGGTGATGGTGGGGACAAGGACCTGCAGGGATGGATATGGGTGAGGGATGTGCTTCAATCGTGTCCCTAGTGTCCCCCCAGCGCTGTGTCCCCAGGGTGGTACCTGTGGTGGCACCTCGCCCGTGTCCACGGCACGTTGCAGGAGCTGGGTGCAGGGATCAAAGAGCTGCCAGGGCGTCAGGTCATGGGCGCTGTGGGGACAGAGCAGCATCAGCAGGGTGAGGGGACATGGGGAACAGGGGTGGGGACACGTGGAGCATGAGGCACAAGACATGGAGTCACAGGGACGGAATGACGGCAACACAGGGAGCAGATGGGacaggggacatggggacatggatgccaggggatggggacatggggagcaGAAGGGAATGAGGGCACCTGGGGACCCTTGGGGACACAAACACAGGAATGGCGTGTGGCCTCCCACTCACTTGAACAGGATGGAGATCCTCTTCAGTGTGGCTGCCATGCTGTACACTTCCTCCTCGTCCAGGGATGAGGACTGGGTAGGGCCAGGGGTTGGGAACACCCCATGAAGGGCTGAGGACCCACAACCAGCTGGGGACACCCCACTCCCCACTGCCCCTTGCTGTCTCCCTCATCCAGTGCTTCCTAGACCAGCTTTTCCCTGCCAATCATCCCTACACAGGCCACCAATATTCCTATAGGTCCTCGTCCCTCTCTTgttcccagcccagctccatgTACCTGTCCCCAGCCCTATCCTGGCTTCTTGTCCCTGTCCctagccccatccctgctccatgtCCAGCTCCTCAGCCTTCTCcccagctccatgtccctgtccccagccctgTCCTATCTGAGTTCCTGTCCCCAGCTCTATGTCCCTATCCTCAGCCCTGTCCTGACTCCATGCCCCTGTTCCCTCTACCTGGAGCATCTCGGTGACCTCCTGGTTGAACTTGTCTGCCAGCTGGTCAGCCAGGCGGCTCCGTACCCGGTCCCCGTGCCGCTGCAGCGCCAGCTCAGGGTCACAGAGTGCGTGAAGCGCGCGGGATGCAGCTTCCAGCACCGTCTGCTCCGTGTGTTTCTGCAccacctcctccagctgctccagcaccagctccaggtGCTGCAGGAGAGACACGTCACCTCCCCACGGGGACAAAGCCACCCAGGGCCCCCCATGGGGACATATGGACCCCCCTTGTGAGGATGGGGACAGCCACTGACACTCTGGGGTGAGGGGACAGCATGCTGATGGGGGGCACCTGACCACCAAAGGGGACATTTGGGGAACACGCTgcatcccatccctgtcccaACAGTTTTGAGGGGcaaagcagctcagccccagtcCTGGGGGGATCAGACGCTACCCGGGGGGGTGACACAAACTGGGGTGACACCAGGGGAGAACACCTTTTCCAGCCGCCCGGTGCAGTAGATGCTGAGGTCGAAGCAGCGCAAGACCTCCAGGAGCGGAGCCGCCTTCTCAGCATCTGCCGAAAACTTGGTTGGGGGGACATGACAGTGAGAGGATGAGGAGGACAACGGGGGGGTCAACACCGACTCCCCTAAAGCCCTGGGGATGCCAgtggggtgtccctgctccCCGTCACCTTGCCCAGCAGCTTGGGAAGAGCCGGGATAAGGCAGTGAGTAAGGCGGATTCTTTCCTCCATCTGCGCCTTCCGCCCTCGGGATGAAGGCTGGGGACAAAAACAGGGGGTCAAGGGGAGTTCCTCCCAACCCTCTCCCCCACAATTTTGCCCGCTCCCATCCCCATTACCTTCTTGGCTGGCTCACGGCCCACAGGTGGTTGCCCCTCAGCTGCCTGGACCACACTGGCTGCCAGGATCTCCACCAGTGCCTTCTCCTGCTGGTCTCCCAGACCTGGGGAATGAGGGGGGAAGGATTGGAATGACAGGTGGAATAAGGGTTGGAATGCAACCAGCACCTCCCCATCTCCTGCATCATGGGGGCCCAGGGCATCCCAATACATTCCAGTACGAGTCCCGACTGCCCACCAGTGCGGTGGTGACGATATAGCCAACACAGGGACATCCCAGTGTTCCATGGCTGTCCTAGTGCTTCCCATTGACATCCCAGTATCTCTCAGTAACGTCCCAACATGCCCCAGGAATATCCCCCAGCACCTCCCAGCATCTCCCAGTGCCTCTCAGTGGCATCCACATGCCTCCTTGTGTCTCAAAGCATCATCCCAGCACAGGATCTCCCAGTGCCATCTCAGTGCCTCCTCCATGATACCCCAGCACGTTCTGGTGTCCCCCAGTAGCACCATACCCTCAGCAGGTGACTCCTCCAGAAGCAAAGCGGTGATGGTCTCCCAGTCCCGCAGCCGAGGCCCGGCGCAGTCCCACAGGCTGTCCACCAAGTAGGCTGCGTGCTCATGGAGCTGGGGATGGTGGCGACAGGGGAGTCACGGCCACAGGGACCACCCCACTGTCCCGCCTGGCCCCCCAAGGCCATCCTCACCTCGATCTCAATGAAGAAGGTCAGAAGGACCTGAAAGAAGGTCCTGTTGTCCCTGTTGTGAGATGCATCCATGCCCGCACCTTGCTGGGGGTccagcagcctggggacacagggacagagtCAGACACGGGGGTCCCACATCCCTCCTGGCATGGGGACAGAGCTGGGGGACACGCAGGCACCAGGCACCCACGGGACATGGAGGGGGGGGTCCCATGTACAGCCCACTTTGGGGACAGACCTGGGGGACACCCAAGAGACAGGGATAGAGGGGTCTCATGACCCCCACCGTGGGCTGTGCCCTGATCCCTGCATCCCAGGGGATCACATCTGCCTCTGCCCCAGATGTGCCAAACCCAAACACTGCCGATGCCACAAGCCTGTGCAGAGATAAACACATGGCTGGTGCACGAGCAGAGGTGGCTCCCGTTGGATTTGGCCATTCCGGCATCCCGCTCTCATTAATGCTGGCACTAACGAGGCTGGGATGAGGGGAGCTGGCAGGGACATGGAGCCTTGACTCACGCTTTGGCAGGCTCagtgttttggggggttgtgtGTGGGTGATGGCAGCACTAggatgggctgtgctgggtaCTGGGTCTTGCTCACCGGCGGTACAGGAAAATCCCAGCGGCCGTGGCCAGAGGCCGGTGGGATACAAAGACGACCGGGTAGACGCTCTGGCAGTCCTCGTCCGTCAGCACCTCCTCCATGTTCCTGTGCAGAAGGAAGGGTGGGGGGGTCCTCAAAGGCCTCTCGGGTGTCCCCTCATCCCCTGCAAAACCCCATCCCCACGCTCACTCCAGCATCAGTGTCAACAGCTTCACCACCTCCACGGCCACGCTGAGCTCCTTGTCGAGCACCATGGACACCATGCGTGTCTGGTGAAGGACACATCGGTGTCACCCTCCAGGGGGTGGGGGAGACACCCAAGGGACCCTCCCATGGAGGCCCCCTCACCTTGAAGCGCCTGGTGAAGAGTTCCATGTGGGCAGCCGTGTCCCGGTGGCCGTAGAGCCCCTGCAATGCCTTCACGCACCGCAGGCGCACCTCCCACTGCTGCAGTGGCAGCTGTCAGCAgggccccatccctgcagccccccatgcccccccccATCGGTACCCACCTTGTCGTACAAGGTCCACCCGATGTACTTGAGGTAGCTGTCGGTGAGGAAGGAAGACGCGTAGGTCTTCATCCACATCCCCAACTCCTCCATGCAGATGGCTCGGATGTCCGGCACCACGTCCCTGCAGTGCGCGGCAATGCCGGGGGTCTCCTGCCGCTCACCCCCAAATTTCTCCCCCACCCACGAGACCCCCCCGTTCCACTCCCGAGCCACCAACCTGTAGCGATGCACGAAGACGCCCTTGAAGATGGCGTTCATCGTGTTCTCgatctcctcctgctgctctctgagcTGGTGTGGGGACGTGGCGCGGTTCACCCAGGGCCCGTGCCACCGTCACCATGCCGGCAGCACCGCCACTCACCTCCCGGCGTGTCACCATCAACGCCTCCAGCTTCTCGGTGGCGCGGCGGCCGGGCCCCTTGCTCCGCTCGGCCTCGTACTGCCGCAGGTTGTTCTCCTGGTGCACGCTCACGCTCAACGCCACCTTGACCAGCGCCGACATCACCTTCATGGCTACGACCGCAATGCTTGTGGGTACCGGCaccccttccatggggtgcccAAGGGGAGCCACCCGTGGGTGCTGCCTACCTGCCAGGGTGCTGGTGTGGCGGAAAGCCCGTACTTGGGAATCAGTGAGGCTGATGAGGAAGGAGATGAGGGAACCCATCAGGAACTCATCATAGATGATGCTGAATTGGCATCGCTGCACCACTGCTGTCAGCAACTCGCAAAACCCAGCCCGGAAACGGCGCCAGGGTCGGGTGTTGAGTGAAAAGGGATACTCGGATGAATCCTACATGAGACACGGATGGGGTGAGCGGGACCCCCGCCTCCATCGCCCACCCCTGTGCCAATCCAGCACCTCCTTGAACTGCTCCGTCAGCTGCTGGATGATCTCCGAGTTCTGCAGGTCCCTGAACATTTTTGGTGTCACCACACCtgtgggggagagggagaggggtgAAATGGGGGTCCCGCCAGCAGCACTGAGGGGACCCCTCCACCCTGGGGACCCCGACCTTGGCAACCGCAGGAACAGACAACAAAGTTGATGAGCTCCAAGAATCCTGCCTCACGGTCTCGCTTGTAGGTCTCCAACCAGTCGTCCACCACTGTCTGTGGGCGCAAAATCAGGTTGGGAGCCCCGCAAATCCCCCTTCTGCCCTCAAATCCTCACCCATGCGGCCCTGCATCCCCAGGGCGTGCTGCACCGGTTACCTCCACGGCAATTTTGGCCGATTTAACGGCTTCGAAGAGGGTGTTTGGCTCCGGGTTGACTGtggatgtgctgctgcagtcacCGCTTGGCTCCATCACCCGGGGACGCTTCCTGACCTTGGGGGCAGACACATTGCAGGGGGCTGGGGGTGCCGTGGGACGGCAGCCGCGCGTGgaagggggagcagggagggtcagGACGTACATGGCTGTGCTTCGGCCCCGGCTGGGGTCCCCGTTTGCCGCAGGGCTGCAGCGTGGCCTCGAAGTCGCTGCCGGAGTCATCACCGCTGGCGAGATCcctgtggggatggggtgggggggggctgAAGGGGTCGCTctgggtgcccccccccccaccaccctaaaccaccacccccccccgtCACTCACGAGGTGTCGGAGGGGGACGATGATGGCCCCACGGACCCTGGTGTGGAGCTGGAGCCGGACCCCTGCATGCGGGATGAGCACCAGGGAACCATGGTGACAGCGAGGCCTTAGGGGATGGCAGGGGGGCACAATGGGTGCAGGCAATGGGGGACCCTCAGCCCTGACACCCCACGGTCTAGGGGACCCCCCCAAAGCACCCAGAACCAacccccccagcccagcctggggacACCGAGGAGCCCAAAATGgcccttgggggggggggggcatggaAGGAAGGTGACAACCCCTCGGGGCACAGTGACGGGATCAGGCCCCCCAGATCCCCTCAAGTCACTGTGTGGGGAGGTCAGGCCTGCCCGAAACACCACATGGGCACACCGGGGGTGAGGAACCCCACTGAGGCCACACTGTGGGGGCTTAAGACCCACCCAAACCCTCCCAAGGCCACTTCAGGGGGGTCAGGGCCCCCAACTCCCCTCGAGTCACTGTGCGGTGGGCTCAGGCCTCCCCATGTCCCCCCGGGGGTGGTCAGCCCACCACCCATTGCCCCCATGGGCACAACTGGGGGTCAGGCCTGCCC
This sequence is a window from Lathamus discolor isolate bLatDis1 chromosome 2, bLatDis1.hap1, whole genome shotgun sequence. Protein-coding genes within it:
- the LOC136007620 gene encoding cohesin subunit SA-3-like isoform X1, with product MAPPPAPGASRRNHRGSGEGRGRAQGSWCPEGSRSPRCALGGTGRHWAGRRGSLGGHRGAAGRAGPDVGHSAAAGLAVTMVPWCSSRMQGSGSSSTPGSVGPSSSPSDTSDLASGDDSGSDFEATLQPCGKRGPQPGPKHSHVRKRPRVMEPSGDCSSTSTVNPEPNTLFEAVKSAKIAVETVVDDWLETYKRDREAGFLELINFVVCSCGCQGVVTPKMFRDLQNSEIIQQLTEQFKEDSSEYPFSLNTRPWRRFRAGFCELLTAVVQRCQFSIIYDEFLMGSLISFLISLTDSQVRAFRHTSTLAAMKVMSALVKVALSVSVHQENNLRQYEAERSKGPGRRATEKLEALMVTRRELREQQEEIENTMNAIFKGVFVHRYRDVVPDIRAICMEELGMWMKTYASSFLTDSYLKYIGWTLYDKQWEVRLRCVKALQGLYGHRDTAAHMELFTRRFKTRMVSMVLDKELSVAVEVVKLLTLMLENMEEVLTDEDCQSVYPVVFVSHRPLATAAGIFLYRRLLDPQQGAGMDASHNRDNRTFFQVLLTFFIEIELHEHAAYLVDSLWDCAGPRLRDWETITALLLEESPAEGLGDQQEKALVEILAASVVQAAEGQPPVGREPAKKPSSRGRKAQMEERIRLTHCLIPALPKLLGKFSADAEKAAPLLEVLRCFDLSIYCTGRLEKHLELVLEQLEEVVQKHTEQTVLEAASRALHALCDPELALQRHGDRVRSRLADQLADKFNQEVTEMLQSSSLDEEEVYSMAATLKRISILFNAHDLTPWQLFDPCTQLLQRAVDTGEVPPQVLVPTITCLYFHILWELSCLPSTDVPEEQLQSLKTKVITFCSLCHSCLSDTDTGVREQAFRVLSDLLLVLGPWLPEDGREELSPLVLRPDSELQSQLAAFLMDHVFYPACRQEELLATKDSESGIEELHRRRVLLAGFCKLIIYGVLELSAASDVFKHYTKFYSDYGDIIKETLNLTRQIDRQEWARTLLLSLQQLMTELLHQEGPNFQMTEAFPEIRDLARRFSLFFSLQQVRSRPLLLNIHREGILFAFQKTPGSEPGLPPLNLPFLEVLSEFSPCVLRPDKALLLTYLDKVSREQLGVLAPGDTGQWQSLVTYRNSLQPQDEGGTEESGRGAAPTPHPTKRPRLEAPPQAPDSSPRPSTHPSSPALTSTMLRGDPRPPRPLFSGSILSSPQQQLRDPAVQSGDGPNDGGRGGAGGRAERRRGGRGGQGLPLGRL
- the LOC136007620 gene encoding cohesin subunit SA-3-like isoform X2; translation: MQGRMGVVTPKMFRDLQNSEIIQQLTEQFKEDSSEYPFSLNTRPWRRFRAGFCELLTAVVQRCQFSIIYDEFLMGSLISFLISLTDSQVRAFRHTSTLAAMKVMSALVKVALSVSVHQENNLRQYEAERSKGPGRRATEKLEALMVTRRELREQQEEIENTMNAIFKGVFVHRYRDVVPDIRAICMEELGMWMKTYASSFLTDSYLKYIGWTLYDKQWEVRLRCVKALQGLYGHRDTAAHMELFTRRFKTRMVSMVLDKELSVAVEVVKLLTLMLENMEEVLTDEDCQSVYPVVFVSHRPLATAAGIFLYRRLLDPQQGAGMDASHNRDNRTFFQVLLTFFIEIELHEHAAYLVDSLWDCAGPRLRDWETITALLLEESPAEGLGDQQEKALVEILAASVVQAAEGQPPVGREPAKKPSSRGRKAQMEERIRLTHCLIPALPKLLGKFSADAEKAAPLLEVLRCFDLSIYCTGRLEKHLELVLEQLEEVVQKHTEQTVLEAASRALHALCDPELALQRHGDRVRSRLADQLADKFNQEVTEMLQSSSLDEEEVYSMAATLKRISILFNAHDLTPWQLFDPCTQLLQRAVDTGEVPPQVLVPTITCLYFHILWELSCLPSTDVPEEQLQSLKTKVITFCSLCHSCLSDTDTGVREQAFRVLSDLLLVLGPWLPEDGREELSPLVLRPDSELQSQLAAFLMDHVFYPACRQEELLATKDSESGIEELHRRRVLLAGFCKLIIYGVLELSAASDVFKHYTKFYSDYGDIIKETLNLTRQIDRQEWARTLLLSLQQLMTELLHQEGPNFQMTEAFPEIRDLARRFSLFFSLQQVRSRPLLLNIHREGILFAFQKTPGSEPGLPPLNLPFLEVLSEFSPCVLRPDKALLLTYLDKVSREQLGVLAPGDTGQWQSLVTYRNSLQPQDEGGTEESGRGAAPTPHPTKRPRLEAPPQAPDSSPRPSTHPSSPALTSTMLRGDPRPPRPLFSGSILSSPQQQLRDPAVQSGDGPNDGGRGGAGGRAERRRGGRGGQGLPLGRL